In Athalia rosae chromosome 6, iyAthRosa1.1, whole genome shotgun sequence, one DNA window encodes the following:
- the LOC105693667 gene encoding protein FAM184A isoform X1, with the protein MGSGGSVPLSNRQSNQRDSGAIRRGDEIQDNVLTQGLQTEGPIDSQGPSPYATLRRDDWWQHRPSAPSLPGSSSIRGSFGQFEANAPHHETLLAYASQMTGWQSGGDSNLGSARSEVSELSRTVSCLAAANQQLAAAHGAALAHLEALYLDLKSARLSGDNSVKDDEKEIVLRRETHRGDDENQEKVRNQLYVARLESLLATRTPNPREQHPRRMSRWSNDSNLQERLSSALENDVDQEQELRLFGLQNEAENRGKNEENNITGGENINQLNDALARIEELENRLVSCERLKNVTDETAEQYSNIHQYLMHEKGVQCNYIRDSEISEETLLLNETLRSEIEIQKQTIQRLKEERQISNVRGERAESELRDCKEEVARLAAELEISNTKKDEVVSQANAFRAERDDALIRILGLELDLQRSVADKELIKNMESQKSTKLRAQLAEEIGDKKKQIKALEDALEEIQRLKLAVKTEKRDSTSTEDDVEIRRETDNDEATTSLENVFESTEEMPEDIAGSRAINMEEFKKELTLKREARQRAIAAVSSEMDRLRRELTAEKEAHSETSRMLHSLKSDHPEETSETSTNENPAQSSIRDEVARLKNELHEEKEAHQETVRRITAQQISDTLRVSDEIKNFVRSEAEKLEDLRYHLERDTDKHEKKISEIKDAVGTARLMLVTREKQVNKLKDQLAHISARLDGWNCSLVFDDTRAEFDHQLENLRNLKTLYEVRLKVLIELKEQACKELVETKEKLEISQKKLKTLEEDLEKADEKVDIQDTEISNLESQLGLTKADCRDLENQMSVINSLFTQMLLSASSADMDLDRLTRLLQENHDLISDMAREEGTEAAALPKLLLDLVEQVEGRSPTKPKTSGSEGEKNEEDIQEENIAHNLPKVWRVLLELLSCHAVEVPSASAAASSAPDSCYKSVDTPTGPQLVISVSKTYIRLKELILEKKQLEKEMTRMKQLNTHLESKLGEQEKRLSTVSSELSKTWNIVGRMQAQHQQLHTHEKILRYELQQKRKMLQELKQELEYCREKWESARQKNTNTELEWKSLRREFAARKALAVRDSLNNSGESGFSDERGDESDEEDEGRAERIRISPRRRTRKESPRVPTPDTESEQPTDTEMSESKTCSSDTLEQRTPTPETETEADPETIEVDSPPSKPRPATPEPDCTPEVEILDPLDRALTNVIQSLIKIDTVSSPSSASTSRESIAFPQSSNCLLDSTACKSTGSERSKTRSPSCRRNIREWSPNSEPWSSSKPDLKRTTLSAQKPSKPYGLKFGGSERSSFDFEDCEAATTASNVCSPSTSTVKSGDTAEPGRKGSENLAEIESTAISTVSVFSIGPYPASKSPSPVKSVQFRDPLILGPRSSLEPSTSGQSSCATIQTFDIEVKTKTEKEDEVFPGSSDDVLRISDNISARLNETSDLGRNPNEQSVISSEPTIETSSLATCSSYESINNVETPDELKEKDLSSKSAPSTIDPLLDGPSTSTSKCSAPSSSVPKTSRTPEEVLAARAARLKRLEEQADWLMKKMNATSQRGSALSTRLEELHEAYGEPPAPPPLPDVLPSVRLQTDRLENEQTQTRTDAPSSPSEIWESSNSTNEAHTDANESPPNNAP; encoded by the exons atgggCTCTGGAGGCAGCGTACCGCTATCGAATAGGCAATCGAACCAACGAGATTCGGGCGCGATTCGCCGAGGGGATGAAATTCAAGACAACGTTTTGACTCAGGGGCTGCAAACCGAAGGCCCCATCGACTCGCAG GGTCCGAGTCCTTACGCGACACTCCGAAGAGATGATTGGTGGCAGCATAGACCGTCGGCACCCAGTTTGCCCGGTTCTTCCAGCATTCGTGGATCTTTCGGTCAGTTCGAGGCGAATGCCCCTCATCACGAAACTCTG CTAGCCTACGCATCGCAAATGACGGGGTGGCAATCGGGTGGTGATTCAAATCTCGGATCAGCGAGAAGCGAGGTTTCAGAACTTTCTAGAACGGTTTCTTGCCTCGCAGCAGCTAACCAACAGCTTGCTGCAGCCCACGGGGCGGCCTTGGCGCATCTTGAGGCCCTTTACCTTGACCTTAAATCCGCGAGACTTTCAGGGGATAATTCCGTTAAGGACGATGAAAAGGAAATTGTCCTAAGAAGAGAGACCCACCGAGGagatgatgaaaatcaggaaaaagTTCGAAATCAATTATACGTTGCCAGGTTGGAGTCCTTGCTGGCAACAAGGACTCCCAATCCACGGGAACAACACCCTCGAAGAATGTCGCGGTGGTCAAATGACTCGAATCTACAAGAGCGATTATCTTCGGCATTAGAAAACGACGTGGATCAAGAACAAGAGCTTAGATTATTTGGATTGCAGAACGAAGCTGAAAACCGggggaaaaatgaggaaaacaaCATTACAGGTGGGGAAAATATAAATCAGCTCAATGATGCCCTCGCCAGGATAGAAGAACTAGAAAATAGACTTGTTAGTTGCGAAAGACTGAAAAACGTGACCGATGAAACTGCCGAACAATACTCGAACATCCATCAATATTTGATGCACGAAAAAGGAGTTCAGTGTAACTACATTCGAGACAGCGAAATAAGTGAAGAAACTCTTTTATTGAACGAAACCCTGAGAAGTGAGATCGAAATTCAGAAACAGACGATCCAAAGGTTGAAGGAAGAGCGCCAG ATATCGAACGTCAGAGGCGAGAGAGCGGAATCGGAGTTACGTGATTGCAAAGAGGAGGTGGCCAGATTAGCCGCAGAGTTAGAAATATCGAACACGAAGAAAGACGAGGTAGTTAGTCAGGCGAATGCTTTCCGAGCAGAGAGGGATGACGCCCTTATCCGAATATTAGGTTTAGAATTGGATCTGCAGAGATCTGTGGCTGATAAAGAGCTCATTAAAAACATGGAAAGTCAGAAGTCTACAAAACTCAGAGCGCAGCTTGCCGAAGAAATAGGCGATAAAAAGAAGCAGATCAAAGCACTCGAAGACGCTCTTGAAGAAATACAGCGACTTAAACTTGCtgtaaaaacggaaaaaagggaCAGCACAAGTACCGAGGACGATGTGGAGATTCGAAGAG AGACCGATAATGATGAGGCCACGACGTCATTGGAAAACGTTTTCGAATCGACAGAAGAAATGCCCGAAGACATAGCTGGCAGTCGTGCTATAAATATGGAAGAATTCAAGAAGGAATTAACACTGAAAAGGGAGGCTAGACAGCGAGCAATCGCCGCCGTGTCTTCCGAAATGGATCGTTTACGCCGAGAATTAACTGCCGAAAAAGAAGCGCACTCAGAAACCTCACGAATGTTGCATAGTCTCAAATCCGACCACCCTGAAGAGACCAGTGAAACATCAACAAATGAGAATCCCGCCCAGAGTTCAATACGCGACGAAGTAGCGAGACTGAAAAATGAACTGCATGAGGAAAAAGAGGCGCACCAAGAAACAGTGAGAAGAATCACCGCTCAGCAAATATCAGACACATTAAGG GTATCCGACGAGATAAAGAATTTTGTCCGATCTGAGGCGGAGAAATTGGAAGACCTTCGCTACCACCTTGAACGTGACACCGATAAACACGAGAAGAAGATTTCTGAAATTAAAGATGCGGTCGGAACAGCTCGCTTGATGTTAGTAACTCGAGAGAAACAGGTGAACAAATTGAAGGATCAATTGGCACATATTTCGGCCAGACTAGACGGATGGAATTGCAGTTTGGTATTCGATGACACAAGGGCAGAATTTGACCATCAATTAGAAAATCTTAGGAACCTCAAGACCCTGTACGAAGTGAGATTAAAAGTTTTAATAGAACTTAAAGAGCAAGCTTGTAAGGAACTCGTGGAAACAAAGGAGAAGCTCGAAATTTCGCAGAAAAAACTTAAGACACTCGAAGAAGACTTGGAGAAGGCGGACGAAAAG GTCGATATCCAAGACaccgaaatttcgaatttggaaTCACAGCTTGGCCTGACAAAAGCAGACTGCAGAGATCTAGAAAACCAAATGTCAGTGATAAATAGCCTCTTTACGCAGATGCTGCTAAGCGCCTCCTCAGCCGATATGGACTTGGACAGATTGACTCGATTACTGCag GAGAATCACGACTTGATAAGCGACATGGCTCGAGAGGAGGGCACTGAAGCAGCAGCTTTGCCAAAACTGCTATTAGATTTGGTTGAACAAGTGGAGGggcgaagtccgacgaagccgaaGACATCCGGAAGTGAGGGTGAAAAGAACGAAGAGGATATTCAGGAGGAAAACATCGCGCACAATTTACCGAAG GTGTGGCGCGTGTTGTTAGAATTATTAAGCTGTCACGCAGTAGAGGTTCCATCGGCTTCTGCGGCGGCTTCATCAGCTCCTGACAGCTGCTACAAATCTGTTGACACGCCAACCGGACCGCAGCTGGTGATATCCGTAAGTAAAACCTATATCAGGTTGAAGGAATTAATCCTGGAGAAAAAACaactggaaaaagaaatgaccAGAATGAAACAACTGAACACACACCTTGAGAGTAAACTGGGTGAACAG gAAAAAAGATTGTCGACGGTTTCATCGGAGTTGAGCAAAACTTGGAATATCGTTGGACGTATGCAGGCTCAGCATCAGCAACTTCATACGCACGAGAAAATATTGAGGTACGAACTTcagcagaaaagaaaaatgctcCAGGAGCTTAAACAGGAGCTTGAATACTGTAGGGAAAAATGGGAATCAGCGAGGCAAAAAAACACGAATACCGAACTGGAATGGAAAAGTTTACGTCGCGAATTCGCAGCGCGAAAAGCGCTAGCTGTTAGAGACTCGTTGAACAACAG TGGCGAGAGCGGCTTCAGTGACGAACGTGGCGACGAATCCGACGAGGAGGATGAAGGAAGGGCCGAGAGAATCCGAATCAGCCCCCGCAGAAGGACGAGAAAGGAAAGCCCTAGGGTACCGACCCCGGATACAGAATCCGAACAACCAACAGACACCGAAATGTCGGAGTCTAAGACCTGCTCTTCAGATACCCTGGAACAGCGGACTCCTACGCCGGAAACTGAGACAGAAGCTGATCCTGAAACTATCGAAGTCGATTCCCCGCCCAGCAAACCAAGACCTGCGACTCCTGAGCCCGAC TGCACACCTGAGGTGGAGATATTGGACCCATTAGACAGGGCTTTAACTAACGTAATCCAAAGTTTAATAAAAATCGACACAGTATCCAGTCCGAGCTCTGCGTCTACGTCAAGAGAGAGTATAGCTTTTCCGCAATCTTCCAATTGTCTTCTTGATTCTACTGCATGCAAATCGACCGGAAGTGAAAGATCCAAGACAAGAAGTCCCAGCTGCAGGAGAAACATTCGAGAGTGGAGTCCAAACAGCGAACCGTGGAGTTCAAGTAAACCGGATCTAAAACGGACTACCCTGTCTGCGCAAAAACCGAGCAAACCCTACGGCCTCAAATTCGGAGGCAGTGAAAGATCGTCCTTTGATTTCGAAGACTGTGAGGCTGCGACAACCGCTTCGAACGTTTGCAGTCCCTCAACATCTACAGTTAAAAGTGGAGATACCGCTGAGCCCGGTAGAAAAGGGTCTGAAAATTTAGCGGAAATTGAATCCACCGCGATTTCCACGGTGTCGGTTTTCTCCATCGGACCTTACCCAGCGTCCAAATCACCCTCACCAGTGAAAAGTGTGCAGTTTCGAGATCCCCTCATACTAGGCCCTAGATCCAGCTTGGAGCCTTCGACATCCGGTCAAAGTTCTTGTGCCACAATCCAAACTTTTGATATAGAAGTAAAGaccaaaacagaaaaagaagacgaagtcTTCCCAGGAAGTTCTGATGATGTTTTGAGAATATCGGATAATATATCAGCCAGACTAAATGAGACGTCTGATCTTGGAAGGAATCCAAATGAGCAATCTGTGATATCGTCTGAACCGACAATCGAAACTTCCTCACTTGCGACTTGCTCGTCATacgaatcgataaataatGTCGAAACACCAGACGAgttgaaagagaaagattTATCATCCAAATCTGCACCCTCTACGATTGATCCACTATTAGACGGACCATCAACTTCTACCTCCAAGTGTTCGGCACCCTCTTCCTCGGTCCCCAAGACTTCCCGTACTCCTGAGGAAGTGTTAGCTGCTAGAGCTGCTAGATTGAAACGATTAGAGGAGCAGGCGGAttggttgatgaaaaaaatgaacgctaCAAGTCAAAGAGGATCCGCTCTAAGCACTAGACTTGAAGAACTGCACGAAGCATATGGAGAGCCACCTGCACCACCACCTCTACCTGACGTATTACCGAGCGTGAGATTGCAGACAGATCGTTTGGAAAATGAACAAACACAA ACCAGAACAGATGCACCCAGTTCACCGTCGGAGATTTGGGAATCATCTAATTCGACGAATGAAGCCCATACGGACGCTAACGAATCCCCACCTAACAACGCGCCCTGA
- the LOC105693667 gene encoding protein FAM184A isoform X2 produces MTGWQSGGDSNLGSARSEVSELSRTVSCLAAANQQLAAAHGAALAHLEALYLDLKSARLSGDNSVKDDEKEIVLRRETHRGDDENQEKVRNQLYVARLESLLATRTPNPREQHPRRMSRWSNDSNLQERLSSALENDVDQEQELRLFGLQNEAENRGKNEENNITGGENINQLNDALARIEELENRLVSCERLKNVTDETAEQYSNIHQYLMHEKGVQCNYIRDSEISEETLLLNETLRSEIEIQKQTIQRLKEERQISNVRGERAESELRDCKEEVARLAAELEISNTKKDEVVSQANAFRAERDDALIRILGLELDLQRSVADKELIKNMESQKSTKLRAQLAEEIGDKKKQIKALEDALEEIQRLKLAVKTEKRDSTSTEDDVEIRRETDNDEATTSLENVFESTEEMPEDIAGSRAINMEEFKKELTLKREARQRAIAAVSSEMDRLRRELTAEKEAHSETSRMLHSLKSDHPEETSETSTNENPAQSSIRDEVARLKNELHEEKEAHQETVRRITAQQISDTLRVSDEIKNFVRSEAEKLEDLRYHLERDTDKHEKKISEIKDAVGTARLMLVTREKQVNKLKDQLAHISARLDGWNCSLVFDDTRAEFDHQLENLRNLKTLYEVRLKVLIELKEQACKELVETKEKLEISQKKLKTLEEDLEKADEKVDIQDTEISNLESQLGLTKADCRDLENQMSVINSLFTQMLLSASSADMDLDRLTRLLQENHDLISDMAREEGTEAAALPKLLLDLVEQVEGRSPTKPKTSGSEGEKNEEDIQEENIAHNLPKVWRVLLELLSCHAVEVPSASAAASSAPDSCYKSVDTPTGPQLVISVSKTYIRLKELILEKKQLEKEMTRMKQLNTHLESKLGEQEKRLSTVSSELSKTWNIVGRMQAQHQQLHTHEKILRYELQQKRKMLQELKQELEYCREKWESARQKNTNTELEWKSLRREFAARKALAVRDSLNNSGESGFSDERGDESDEEDEGRAERIRISPRRRTRKESPRVPTPDTESEQPTDTEMSESKTCSSDTLEQRTPTPETETEADPETIEVDSPPSKPRPATPEPDCTPEVEILDPLDRALTNVIQSLIKIDTVSSPSSASTSRESIAFPQSSNCLLDSTACKSTGSERSKTRSPSCRRNIREWSPNSEPWSSSKPDLKRTTLSAQKPSKPYGLKFGGSERSSFDFEDCEAATTASNVCSPSTSTVKSGDTAEPGRKGSENLAEIESTAISTVSVFSIGPYPASKSPSPVKSVQFRDPLILGPRSSLEPSTSGQSSCATIQTFDIEVKTKTEKEDEVFPGSSDDVLRISDNISARLNETSDLGRNPNEQSVISSEPTIETSSLATCSSYESINNVETPDELKEKDLSSKSAPSTIDPLLDGPSTSTSKCSAPSSSVPKTSRTPEEVLAARAARLKRLEEQADWLMKKMNATSQRGSALSTRLEELHEAYGEPPAPPPLPDVLPSVRLQTDRLENEQTQTRTDAPSSPSEIWESSNSTNEAHTDANESPPNNAP; encoded by the exons ATGACGGGGTGGCAATCGGGTGGTGATTCAAATCTCGGATCAGCGAGAAGCGAGGTTTCAGAACTTTCTAGAACGGTTTCTTGCCTCGCAGCAGCTAACCAACAGCTTGCTGCAGCCCACGGGGCGGCCTTGGCGCATCTTGAGGCCCTTTACCTTGACCTTAAATCCGCGAGACTTTCAGGGGATAATTCCGTTAAGGACGATGAAAAGGAAATTGTCCTAAGAAGAGAGACCCACCGAGGagatgatgaaaatcaggaaaaagTTCGAAATCAATTATACGTTGCCAGGTTGGAGTCCTTGCTGGCAACAAGGACTCCCAATCCACGGGAACAACACCCTCGAAGAATGTCGCGGTGGTCAAATGACTCGAATCTACAAGAGCGATTATCTTCGGCATTAGAAAACGACGTGGATCAAGAACAAGAGCTTAGATTATTTGGATTGCAGAACGAAGCTGAAAACCGggggaaaaatgaggaaaacaaCATTACAGGTGGGGAAAATATAAATCAGCTCAATGATGCCCTCGCCAGGATAGAAGAACTAGAAAATAGACTTGTTAGTTGCGAAAGACTGAAAAACGTGACCGATGAAACTGCCGAACAATACTCGAACATCCATCAATATTTGATGCACGAAAAAGGAGTTCAGTGTAACTACATTCGAGACAGCGAAATAAGTGAAGAAACTCTTTTATTGAACGAAACCCTGAGAAGTGAGATCGAAATTCAGAAACAGACGATCCAAAGGTTGAAGGAAGAGCGCCAG ATATCGAACGTCAGAGGCGAGAGAGCGGAATCGGAGTTACGTGATTGCAAAGAGGAGGTGGCCAGATTAGCCGCAGAGTTAGAAATATCGAACACGAAGAAAGACGAGGTAGTTAGTCAGGCGAATGCTTTCCGAGCAGAGAGGGATGACGCCCTTATCCGAATATTAGGTTTAGAATTGGATCTGCAGAGATCTGTGGCTGATAAAGAGCTCATTAAAAACATGGAAAGTCAGAAGTCTACAAAACTCAGAGCGCAGCTTGCCGAAGAAATAGGCGATAAAAAGAAGCAGATCAAAGCACTCGAAGACGCTCTTGAAGAAATACAGCGACTTAAACTTGCtgtaaaaacggaaaaaagggaCAGCACAAGTACCGAGGACGATGTGGAGATTCGAAGAG AGACCGATAATGATGAGGCCACGACGTCATTGGAAAACGTTTTCGAATCGACAGAAGAAATGCCCGAAGACATAGCTGGCAGTCGTGCTATAAATATGGAAGAATTCAAGAAGGAATTAACACTGAAAAGGGAGGCTAGACAGCGAGCAATCGCCGCCGTGTCTTCCGAAATGGATCGTTTACGCCGAGAATTAACTGCCGAAAAAGAAGCGCACTCAGAAACCTCACGAATGTTGCATAGTCTCAAATCCGACCACCCTGAAGAGACCAGTGAAACATCAACAAATGAGAATCCCGCCCAGAGTTCAATACGCGACGAAGTAGCGAGACTGAAAAATGAACTGCATGAGGAAAAAGAGGCGCACCAAGAAACAGTGAGAAGAATCACCGCTCAGCAAATATCAGACACATTAAGG GTATCCGACGAGATAAAGAATTTTGTCCGATCTGAGGCGGAGAAATTGGAAGACCTTCGCTACCACCTTGAACGTGACACCGATAAACACGAGAAGAAGATTTCTGAAATTAAAGATGCGGTCGGAACAGCTCGCTTGATGTTAGTAACTCGAGAGAAACAGGTGAACAAATTGAAGGATCAATTGGCACATATTTCGGCCAGACTAGACGGATGGAATTGCAGTTTGGTATTCGATGACACAAGGGCAGAATTTGACCATCAATTAGAAAATCTTAGGAACCTCAAGACCCTGTACGAAGTGAGATTAAAAGTTTTAATAGAACTTAAAGAGCAAGCTTGTAAGGAACTCGTGGAAACAAAGGAGAAGCTCGAAATTTCGCAGAAAAAACTTAAGACACTCGAAGAAGACTTGGAGAAGGCGGACGAAAAG GTCGATATCCAAGACaccgaaatttcgaatttggaaTCACAGCTTGGCCTGACAAAAGCAGACTGCAGAGATCTAGAAAACCAAATGTCAGTGATAAATAGCCTCTTTACGCAGATGCTGCTAAGCGCCTCCTCAGCCGATATGGACTTGGACAGATTGACTCGATTACTGCag GAGAATCACGACTTGATAAGCGACATGGCTCGAGAGGAGGGCACTGAAGCAGCAGCTTTGCCAAAACTGCTATTAGATTTGGTTGAACAAGTGGAGGggcgaagtccgacgaagccgaaGACATCCGGAAGTGAGGGTGAAAAGAACGAAGAGGATATTCAGGAGGAAAACATCGCGCACAATTTACCGAAG GTGTGGCGCGTGTTGTTAGAATTATTAAGCTGTCACGCAGTAGAGGTTCCATCGGCTTCTGCGGCGGCTTCATCAGCTCCTGACAGCTGCTACAAATCTGTTGACACGCCAACCGGACCGCAGCTGGTGATATCCGTAAGTAAAACCTATATCAGGTTGAAGGAATTAATCCTGGAGAAAAAACaactggaaaaagaaatgaccAGAATGAAACAACTGAACACACACCTTGAGAGTAAACTGGGTGAACAG gAAAAAAGATTGTCGACGGTTTCATCGGAGTTGAGCAAAACTTGGAATATCGTTGGACGTATGCAGGCTCAGCATCAGCAACTTCATACGCACGAGAAAATATTGAGGTACGAACTTcagcagaaaagaaaaatgctcCAGGAGCTTAAACAGGAGCTTGAATACTGTAGGGAAAAATGGGAATCAGCGAGGCAAAAAAACACGAATACCGAACTGGAATGGAAAAGTTTACGTCGCGAATTCGCAGCGCGAAAAGCGCTAGCTGTTAGAGACTCGTTGAACAACAG TGGCGAGAGCGGCTTCAGTGACGAACGTGGCGACGAATCCGACGAGGAGGATGAAGGAAGGGCCGAGAGAATCCGAATCAGCCCCCGCAGAAGGACGAGAAAGGAAAGCCCTAGGGTACCGACCCCGGATACAGAATCCGAACAACCAACAGACACCGAAATGTCGGAGTCTAAGACCTGCTCTTCAGATACCCTGGAACAGCGGACTCCTACGCCGGAAACTGAGACAGAAGCTGATCCTGAAACTATCGAAGTCGATTCCCCGCCCAGCAAACCAAGACCTGCGACTCCTGAGCCCGAC TGCACACCTGAGGTGGAGATATTGGACCCATTAGACAGGGCTTTAACTAACGTAATCCAAAGTTTAATAAAAATCGACACAGTATCCAGTCCGAGCTCTGCGTCTACGTCAAGAGAGAGTATAGCTTTTCCGCAATCTTCCAATTGTCTTCTTGATTCTACTGCATGCAAATCGACCGGAAGTGAAAGATCCAAGACAAGAAGTCCCAGCTGCAGGAGAAACATTCGAGAGTGGAGTCCAAACAGCGAACCGTGGAGTTCAAGTAAACCGGATCTAAAACGGACTACCCTGTCTGCGCAAAAACCGAGCAAACCCTACGGCCTCAAATTCGGAGGCAGTGAAAGATCGTCCTTTGATTTCGAAGACTGTGAGGCTGCGACAACCGCTTCGAACGTTTGCAGTCCCTCAACATCTACAGTTAAAAGTGGAGATACCGCTGAGCCCGGTAGAAAAGGGTCTGAAAATTTAGCGGAAATTGAATCCACCGCGATTTCCACGGTGTCGGTTTTCTCCATCGGACCTTACCCAGCGTCCAAATCACCCTCACCAGTGAAAAGTGTGCAGTTTCGAGATCCCCTCATACTAGGCCCTAGATCCAGCTTGGAGCCTTCGACATCCGGTCAAAGTTCTTGTGCCACAATCCAAACTTTTGATATAGAAGTAAAGaccaaaacagaaaaagaagacgaagtcTTCCCAGGAAGTTCTGATGATGTTTTGAGAATATCGGATAATATATCAGCCAGACTAAATGAGACGTCTGATCTTGGAAGGAATCCAAATGAGCAATCTGTGATATCGTCTGAACCGACAATCGAAACTTCCTCACTTGCGACTTGCTCGTCATacgaatcgataaataatGTCGAAACACCAGACGAgttgaaagagaaagattTATCATCCAAATCTGCACCCTCTACGATTGATCCACTATTAGACGGACCATCAACTTCTACCTCCAAGTGTTCGGCACCCTCTTCCTCGGTCCCCAAGACTTCCCGTACTCCTGAGGAAGTGTTAGCTGCTAGAGCTGCTAGATTGAAACGATTAGAGGAGCAGGCGGAttggttgatgaaaaaaatgaacgctaCAAGTCAAAGAGGATCCGCTCTAAGCACTAGACTTGAAGAACTGCACGAAGCATATGGAGAGCCACCTGCACCACCACCTCTACCTGACGTATTACCGAGCGTGAGATTGCAGACAGATCGTTTGGAAAATGAACAAACACAA ACCAGAACAGATGCACCCAGTTCACCGTCGGAGATTTGGGAATCATCTAATTCGACGAATGAAGCCCATACGGACGCTAACGAATCCCCACCTAACAACGCGCCCTGA
- the LOC105693637 gene encoding uncharacterized protein LOC105693637 gives MFVKNPWIFPSIFLFFMIELNNAEITVKVSNSESFRLQIFPNTLKNPTNCTLTDPRKSVTIIPMNFESGNPEVISDKVVPLGNDECGVRIFHAEKADTGRWILTLSSETETTTQNFIVTVINQDPPINRSSSAVIGAGYVPILCGPASMLYCELKDPLGNVVPSGQKDRCQASINGVKATDFGVWTCKVAVAGSTTEIFATHTLNVDDPSEEVVISAEKTTFGDSISWQVLRIIPHASWCRAIAPNGESILVSAGLETEKYTTIGTDLSKRRCGLRIKGELPEEYVGTWRLEIQLNSGRTIGGFIRMPEGRIPTLEDETPGQDMQRTIELKVAPGHSFAISCQTQYPAGYCWIRGPNGQQIISMDDLTVGRCSYNVAQAVAAEHDGIWTCNMAHVNGGREQHFVTEVNVLKQLYQAVEPEVKVSRGSKAVIACRALLDYPLRYCRFIRPDNMGLGVTPGMKPDGRYSYEGPGLDTGYCGLAISEVEEVDYGDWTCVSTSHFRTWQTENSDVIHLVEGPNYASAAIIGMSIAAAVVSAIVAVVLFIKWKRREVRTWREPIVRMPTESECSYS, from the exons ATGTTTGTAAAAAACCCTTGGATTTTTCCGTCCATCTTTCTGTTCTTCATGATAGAATTGAATAATGCGGAAATTACTG TTAAGGTATCCAACAGTGAATCGTTTCGTCTTCAGATATTTCCAAATACTTTGAAAAACCCAACGAACTGTACCTTAACTGATCCTCGAAAATCAGTCACGATTATCCCCATGAATTTTGAATCTGGCAATCCAGAG GTCATAAGTGACAAGGTTGTACCTCTGGGAAATGATGAATGCGGAGTGAGAATCTTTCATGCGGAAAAGGCCGATACCGGAAGATGGATCCTCACTCTTTCAAGCGAAACGGAAACCACGACTCAAAATTTTATAGTTACAGTTATCAATCAGGATCCACCAATAAACAGATCATCCTCCGCAGTGATCGGAGCCGGGTACGTg CCCATATTGTGCGGTCCCGCATCAATGCTGTACTGCGAATTGAAAGACCCTCTCGGAAACGTCGTTCCATCAGGCCAAAAAGACCGATGTCAAGCTTCAATAAATGGAGTAAAAGCTACAGATTTTGGTGTCTGGACATGCAAAGTAGCAGTTGCTGGTAGCACAACAGAAATATTCGCAACACATACGCTGAACGTCGATG ATCCTAGTGAAGAAGTTGTGATATCTGCAGAAAAGACAACATTCGGTGACTCGATATCTTGGCAGGTCTTGAGAATAATACCTCATGCATCCTGGTGCAGAGCCATTGCACCAAACGGTGAATCGATTCTG GTTTCAGCCGGACTGGAAACTGAGAAATATACAACCATTGGCACCGATTTGAGCAAACGCAGATGTGGTCTACGTATCAAGGGGGAGTTGCCCGAGGAATACGTGGGCACGTGGAGATTAGAAATTCAACTGAATTCCGGAAGAACTATAGGCGGGTTTATCAGAATGCCCGAGGGAAGGATACCGACCCTAGAAG atgAAACTCCCGGGCAAGACATGCAAAGAACAATAGAATTAAAAGTGGCTCCGGGACACTCGTTCGCGATATCATGTCAGACGCAGTATCCAGCGGGTTATTGTTGGATCAGAGGACCTAATGGTCAGCAAATAATTTCTATGGACGACTTGACAGTGGGAAGATGCTCTTATAATGTTGCGCAAGCAGTTGCAGCCGAACACGACGGAATTTGGACTTGTAACATGGCTCACGTTAACGGAGGTCGAGAACAGCACTTTGTCACCGAAGTTAACGTTCTAA AACAATTGTATCAGGCTGTAGAACCTGAAGTGAAGGTCTCTCGGGGAAGCAAAGCAGTAATCGCATGCCGTGCGCTCTTAGATTATCCGTTGAGATATTGCAGATTTATTAGACCGGATAACATGGGGCTAGGAGTGACCCCTGGAATGAAACCAGACGGACGATATTCATACGAGGGCCCTGGTTTAGATACTGGATATTGTGGACTGGCTATAAGCGAAGTTGAG GAAGTGGACTACGGGGACTGGACTTGCGTTTCAACATCGCATTTCCGTACCTGGCAAACGGAGAACTCGGATGTTATACATTTGGTAGAAGGTCCAAATTATGCAAGCGCCGCCATTATTGGGATGTCAATAGCCGCAGCTGTGGTATCGGCTATTGTGGCTGTCGTATTGTTTATAAAATGGAAACGCAGAGAGGTACGGACTTGGAGAGAGCCGATCGTCCGTATGCCTACAGAATCTGAATGCAGCTATTCTTGA